The window CATAGTTGTACCCTTTGATGTGGATCAAAATGAATCTTGAGAATCTAAGCACAAATCGGAAGGGTGATGCCCTCACTCGTGGTCCTACTCATTAGTGATTATGGTGAGATACATGAGAGCTACACAATTCGTAGTGCTTAGCTATGAAATGAGATCATTGTTGCCTTCAATCAAAACTCTACGGTCCTTGTCCCCACTACTTTGGAAGAGTCATGATCTAGACTTGTAATTATATATTTCTAGCAGGATTTTGATGTAGAGCTAAGAGAGAAGATGCTATCTTTGAGAAAAAATGTGAGAGATTTTGTAAATTTATGGTTTGTGAAAAAGAATGAGAGTTGAGATAGAAAAtgcccaaaagaaaaagggaaaaggtGTGTGAAtattatacaaataaaatagagtGTTTGATGCAGTGTGTGAATAAtggattaattaaaataaaaacagaaaagtgattatcaaaatatatatatatatataagtaaggAATTTTTGGTGGTTTATAAGATTTGTCATCTTGGAGGTGGATGTGAAATGAGTTCatgaaacaaaatgaaaaaacaataaagaatGTCATTTTGTTATTGTAGGTTATGgtttaaagattttttaaaagaaaagcaGGACTGCGCAGCAGCAACGAAATGTGGAGATGGCCGAGTTGGTCTAAGGCGCCAGATTAAGGTTCTGGTCCGAAAGGGCGTGGGTTCAAATCCCACTCtccacaatttctttttctttttttaaacttctttttttttttttttttgaaagggataGACTTTCTCCACAATATTTTCGCAACGAATAggtaggttcaaattaaaactattaataacatgccacctatgatttgttattaaattgttgtggatataacacttctcttttgtttgtttttattgctAATTATTTGGTATTATGAGGAAAAGtggcaataatttttttttttttaaatacgaAAGGGATGGACTTTCCCCACAACATTATCACTTATTTTTTGGATATGAAAGAGATAGATTTTCTCCACAACAtttccacaatatttttgtaaCAAATATTAGATGACAtgttattatttgttattattggtgagtaaaaaaataatttaaatggtggatttaaattaaaactagttAGTAATAATCTATCAcctatcattttttataaaattattgtggacgtaacacttttcttttaattattttacgGCTAATTATTCGGTATTATGAGAAAaagttgtaacaattttttttttatatgaaagagGTAGACTATCTcgataacatttttacaatattttcacaataaattataagtgaCAAGTTATTATTTGCAGTTATTAGTGGATAAGAAAGTAATTTCAGAAGTGGACTCAAGTTAAAACCATAACAACCTCCaattaggatttgttgtgaaatttttgtgggtgtaacacttcttttttctttactctTACCTCTAATTAAGTTATTATGAGGAAAAGTTGCAACAAATTTCGTGTGAAGAGTAAATTTGATCAGTGTTAGATCCCGTGCCATcgtgttagaaaaaaaaaacatttttgaaattagtttccattaatgaaaataaattttggaacTTGGAATCccgttttgattcttttttattttgaatcaaagcctttcttttttttctttcttttttataaattaaaaaataaactaaagaaaCCATTTATGAAATACGCTTAGAAAAATGTTTGAGAAAATTAAACCAAATGGGCAAACAGAGCTAGTCATCCTCTTGACTCATTCAATCcacctgattttttttaagcaaatgaagccctctttcttgtttttaaaactttctttaagagaataaaaatgatTACGTGGACTTAATCAAAATGAGTATGATCATACAAGTTGAAAATTTGGTAAAATAACAACATCAAATTTTTGCCAAGAATCTTATAACTTGACGgaaatctattaaaattttcaaatctcctttcttatcaaattataaagaattttttaaaaaaatcgaATCTTTAGtaccaaattttgaaattgttaaaatgaaaatttggatatttaacttcttttttttctttctaaaccATAAGTGTCATAAAATTACTCTACTTATATAAAAGTGTAAAAACACACTTCTATTAATAACTTGCCTTATTCCAATCAAATTACATGTgctcagattttttttttttaaatagaatacTTTCTATTAATCTCAATTTGGGATTGATATTTTTTCCAATCACGGAGTTTTGAGGATGTTGAGTATCCTAAAATTACTCAACTTCTATAAGTTAAAAACACGCATCTATTAATAATATCAGTAGATAAAACTCATTATTATTGGTCCAAggattattctttaaaaaaaaattatttctaagtGTGGCATGCGTGATTGAAGGCTTTAATAGTTCGAGGAATAGTAATttactaatgatttttttttaagattttgtcatgtgaattttttctcatagaataaaaatatattttttagttaagtaaccaTATAATTGTATCTTAAAAgggaaatataaagaataatacCTAAAatattgtatctaagttttatcatttactaattttattttataaaaaataaataaagtgaatAATCCATAATAATCAATATCAAGTAGCAATGATTACTATTtagcaaagaataaaaaaataaaaaataaaaaggtcaaAAGCAGAACTGTTTGGAAACTGAATTGGCACAGTATAATTGGCCAATTGGAAAAACAAATCCTCCTCTGCATTGAAACCATCGGATCAGATGAGTCCTTAACTAACCCAAAGAACTTAGATTGGATAATAAGCCaaggaaagagagagggagagagtcaGAGACAGAAACAGAGACacatgcaaaaacaaaaaaaacccatcacacGCACGACTCTGTCTCTGttcttttgagagagagagagagaaaattgagtGAGACCCCGCCTCTACAATCTCATCTCCTTTGCAAAATTTCAGCACTTACCCACAATTCTATACACATTTTCACACTCTGAAACTTAATCTATTTTTCTCtgcctcttctctctctctgtttttcttgcttGGGTTATGGATTGTGAGAGATGAGAATGTGAATCTGATTTGACTTGGTACACAAAGATTGCGAATTTCTTGACTTTCTAAGATCTTGAAGCCTTCTGGGTCTTTGATTCAGATCTGtgtttgcaaaaaaaatcatttttttataaaggttATGATCTTAAACTCTACAACTTATAATACCCTGTTTCGTTTTGGtgttttaattattggaatCTCAGTATGCTCTGTCTTTACTTTTTGCTTTGAATTTGTTATTGCTGATTCATCTGTTTGGTTGCAGAGAAAACTTAAttgatcaaaagaaagaaagaattgaatGTTATTGAAtgttttctatttgttttccaattaatgATAAATCCAGATAGAGTTAAAGCATTCCAAAAGCTAAAAGTTCGTTTTGCTCAGCTAAATGGGAAACTTTGGATGAAATATCAATGATCCATTTTTAGAGTGATAACAATGAAGACCCAATATcgatttatatcttttttttcgtTAATGATATCCTCAGATTTGTTTGTGTGCCAACACGAGTAGTGATGCTTGATTGCTTGTGCTTCTATCTTTGATTGATGCAGCTCTCAAAGCTGCAATAAAAATAGTATGCTGAGTTTTATATTCTTGAATTGAGattcttttttaattacatGACATAAAGCATACCCCTTCTTTCGTGGCCAtttgttacaaattttattttggaataaaattGTTCAATGTTGTAGGATTTGATAATTTGTGAGATCCAAAAATTCACATTTGTGCACAGACAGGTGAATACAAAATAATTTAGGGGTGGGCTTTGACTATGAATTAATCAAATTAGGAgaaactttttctttctatatttatgcacacacacacatacctCCAAATTTTGCAGATTGTCCATGTTTTAAGCCCTAAGGGTGACCTTAACACACTACTCTAATATATAAGCTCCAATATGAGTTCACTAATTTTGGAGAAATATGGATGTGAGAAATCACCTTTTCTTTCTATCtgatatatttaatttcttctaTATTGTATATGTATCAATCATTTATGTCCTTTCATTGATTTAGACTTTctaaatactatatatatttcaGGTACATCATGGCGACAAAAGGGAACTCAGGAGACCATAGAAGTAGGGGTTCAATGTCAATTTTCATTGTTATTGGTTTGTGTGGTTTCTTCTACATATTGGGAGCATGGCAGCGTAGTGGTTTTGGAAAGGGAGACAGCATAGCCCTGGAGATCACCAAACAGTCAGACTGCAGTATCCTCTCCAATTTAAATTATGAGACCCATCATGGTGGTGATGCAGGGACAGTTGATGAATCTGAAGGAGAAGCCAAGGAGTTCAAGCCATGTGATGATCGCTACATTGATTACACACCCTGTCAAGATCAAATGCGGGCAATGACATTCCCCCGAGAAAATATGAATTATAGGGAACGCCATTGCCCTCCTGAGGAAGAGAAGCTGCATTGCCTCATTCCAGCACCCAAAGGATATGTGACTCCATTCCCATGGCCCAAGAGTCGCGACTATGTGCCTTATGCAAATGCACCTTATAAGAGCTTGACAGTTGAGAAGGCTGTTCAGAACTGGATTCAATATGAGGGCAATGTTTTTAGGTTCCCTGGTGGAGGCACGCAGTTTCCTCAAGGAGCAGATGCATATATTAATCAACTTGCATCTGTGATCCCATTTGACAATGGGATGGTTAGAACTGCTTTAGATACAGGCTGTGGGGTAGGTTAAATTTATAAAACGTCCTTGTTTGGCTTTATCTGCTATTTTGTAGATCCCCATAATCTTTTATTCACTCATATTCTTTCCCTTATTGATGCATACACCTGCTCATTGATTGTCATCTTAATGTAATTTTTAAGATTTGTGGGTTCTTTTCATTTGCAATGCTACATACTTAATatgatcttcttcttcctttaattTGTTGAACTTATCTTCATCTCATTTATTATGTGATTAATTCTCCTTCTCATATTTTATATAGTCTATTGAgcttatatttgtatatatggCTTAAATTAATTTGTATTATAGTTGATTGATTGCTAATGGATCATGGTTAGGTTGCAAGTTGGGGTGCATACCTGTTCAAGAAAAATGTTTTGGCCATGTCATTTGCTCCAAGGGACTCTCATGAAGCACAAGTTCAATTTGCTTTGGAAAGAGGTGTGCCAGCGGTTATCGGCGTTCTTGGAACCATAAAGTTGCCATATCCAGATAGATCCTTTGACATGGCACATTGTTCCCGGTGCTTGATTAATTGGGGTTCAAATGGTAAGAATAATTACAATATAGTTTGATGTGTTGTATGCCAGGAAGCCATTAGCACGGGGCAAGTGCAATACAAGATACCTTTTTGATGCtacattattaaattatttgttaGACCTAATTATGCATAAGTCCAGCTGGACCTCCTTGTCTCTGCGGAGGCTGCCATTATAGAAAAAAGTTTGGCTCCGAAATGGTTTGGAACTATCTTCCTCCAATCTACTACATGGTAATTGAAGAGACCATCCATGTGTAGtttttttggtcacataacttttttaatgaatcatatgacttgtttaaatacATGAATAGTTTTATAATTCGCCACATAATGGGTTGAAATTTAGAAAAGATAGCTTCGAACTGGTGTGGAGCCAAACTTTGGCTGCCATTACATATCAATTTTGAATTCTTTGAAGCCAGCAACTTAATCTCAGGCCAGCTTATGATGACCCTTATACTTCCTTGATGCAGAATCCCAAAGGACTatttcaagataaaaattaCTTGCTTTCTGAAAGATTTATGTAAATTGACAAatgatttgttattttttagatgatttttttttctttttttctttttttctttccacttTAGTATCTAAAATCACATACAGGTACTGAAACTTATTTCTAACATAATTATTTGACTCTTACAGATGGAATGTACATGATGGAAGTTGATCGAGTTCTTAGACCCGGTGGTTATTGGGTGCTTTCTGGTCCACCCATCAACTGGAAGGTCAATTACCAAGCATGGCAGCGTCCTAAAGAAGAACTTCAGGAGGAACAAAGGAAGATTGAAGAGATTGCCAAAAGTCTTTGCTGGGAAAAAAAGCATGAGAAGGGTGAAATTGCCATCTGGaggaaaagaataaattatGATAATTGCCGTGATCAAGACTCTCAACCTACAATGTGTGAATCTGGAAGTGGTGGTAATGTCTggtatatctctctctctcacaacaaACTTGTTAAATGTTATTGGACTAACAAATAAATGTGTCTGGAAAAGTTAGATGCACCCAAGTTagacaaacaaattttttgctGCAATATAGATAAAACATTCttaactcttgaagaaaaatgtacGTAATCAGTTTCCAGTGATGTACTTACACTCCTATAACTTCTTCCATagcttgtttaaataataataagacaTCATTTCAGTGTTGTACTTCTTACGCTTGTGTTGCCTTTTGTTTCTATGAGTTTTGTGAATTTGGAAAGTGAACAAGAGGATAGTTGGATGACTTGGTATATGCATTAAGtagattctaaattatatttgacatatttttaaaacaaaagtttTGGGGTGCAAAGTTTTTGTATATTTGTAAAATATGTAATTGAAAAGATTTGAGAATTTGTAGTTGTTCAAAATAAGgccccccccaaccccccccccccccccccccccccttctcccCCATGCACCCAAATCTATTATATCATTAATTAGGTTTTAAATGTATCATTACTTTTAACAATAATCTAGAAAGTCTTGTAATTTTGCTCTGGAAAATCTGTCTTCTGTTGCGATTCTAGGTACAAGAAGATGGAAGGATGCGTAACTCCTTATCCTGAGACTACAAGTGCAGATGAAAATGCCGGTGGAGAATGGAAACCATTTCCAGAGAGACTCAATGCTGTTCCTTTCAGAATATCTAGTGGATCCATTCCTGGAATATCTGTTGAGGCGTACCAGGAGGACAACCAATCATGGAAGAAGCATGTCAATGCTTATAAGAGGATCAACAAAATCCTTGACTCAGGGAGGTATCGTAACATTATGGATATGAATGCTGGTCTTGGAAGCTTTGCTGCTGCTCTTGAATCACCCAAGTTGTGGGTTATGAATGTTATGCCTACAATAGCTGAGAAAGACACTCTGGGTGTTATATTTGAGCGTGGATTGATCGGCATATATCATGATTGGTAATTTCTGGGACATATCTCCTGTTTTGTCATTGCTTGTAAATGTGATTGGTTAAAAACTGGATTATTTGCTTATGGGCATGAGCATAAATTACTTAGCCCATCAAGGGGGAATTCCCTTGGATTACCCAACAATTGGTTTCGATGGGTGGGGTCAGTTGCTCATAGGTTTGACTGACTAAAGGCTATAGTCCAAAGGGCTCTTCTTTTGAAAGGTTTtctacattaattttttttttaaaggacttgATTATTGGTTATTAAAGAACGCATATGTAAATAagctttgcttttatttatccaaaaaaaaaaaagctttgctTTTATAGTAATCTTGATGATTCCTTTCCTACCATGTGTCCAATTAGATTTGGGGAGCAAAGTGCTAAGCAAAAAAATAAGCCCCTTTCCCTACTATTTGGCCAGTCAcaacaaccattttttttcccagtttTCTCTATCCAGGGACCATACTTTTATACTAAATCATAAGCAAACATGTTCTTCCTTACTACCTTTAACCTAGCCTGATCTGGTTTTTATCCTTGAAGCACCTTGACCTTGAATCATAACACTCCTCTCCATGTTACTGTTGTAGCAGCTGTTATTAGTTGGACAATGGCTCTCATTGTTTTCCTGAATGGTGCTGACTCCACTTTTCAATCTTCCTTGTTAATTCTATCCCTTTTCTTGCGAGTTTATCCTTCATATCATCTTCATGTCAGCCACACGTTCTATGAACAGTTTGATTTTAACTCTTCACCACTATCTCATAAAAGCTTTCCTGGTCAATTAGCTGCATTTGATTTTTCGCCTTCAGTTTGACAGCCTTCTTAAGATAATATATATCAcaaattttatcatcttcatgTCAGCCACACATTTTATGAACAGTTTATTTTAACTGTACACCACTATCACATAAAAGCTTTCCTGGTCAATTAGCTGCATTTGATTTTTCCTGTTCAGTTTGACAgcctttttaatactatatatatatatatatcacttttttCTCCTGTTTCTGAATGATTGTACCCATGTAATGAATTAGGAATTACGCTTCCTTTAGTATCCCATAGTCTCAATCATTTTTTCTTACTTCAACAACTTCtaacaaattaaatcacatttcatatatttattctaAGTCATACTTCTTTTACATTACTACACGATTTCTGTTACTCAAGCTGAGTTTCAACCTCACATTGGCTTTATTAATTAtgcttttcataatttttttgggatttagTGAGTGATTGACCTGACATAGTCATCAATTGTAGATTTTGACTGAATTCTGGACAGTAGATGTGTATTTATATTTTAGGATAAATTGATGTGCACTTCTTGAGCtcaatatatttgtttattggtTGTCATTACAATAGTAAATGTTCTCCTCTGTATttggtgaaaagaaaaaatatagacAATACAGAGTTTGGTATAGGTGTGTCATTGAGCTCTATATATTCATAAACAGGATTCTTTCTGATTATTTAGGAAGATCCATGACAGTTATCATTGCCATTCCATTTATCAAGGGAGAAATTTTGCATTGGTTTAAGTTCTGATTGATTGCTATACCATCTTTTGTACAAGGTACATTGTAAATGTCTATGCTGTAGTGGATTAGATAATTTTTTCTCTGATTTTAGTAAGGTGGACAAGAAGATACCTATGAAGTATTAAAAGGAATCGGGTAGAtggttttggaaataaaattaatctctatttccatatacaaaaattttgaattttttctgtTCTTTGACAATCCTCCAACCTCCCAAGTTCCAAGATATTAAATCCCCTAGGTTGCTAAAGAAAGTCAAATAACCTTTGGTTGAAGTCCTCAGTCCAGGTTCATGGAGGAGAAACAAGACCAGGGGAGAGCATCTATGTGCTGGAGAACTAGTTTCTATAATTGAAACTGAGAAAGAGGTTTTGGCATGGTTAGGGAATAAAGCAAATTAAGGAATAAAAGCTCTGTGAAAAGTTAACACACTGCAGAACTTGGATTATTTCTAGAATAAAatctcaatttatttatttatttctgggGTTTAAACATTACTATCTGGGGTTTTGCCAGCCAGAAGATTcaaccaatttattttttaagttgagTAAAGGATGTCAGGATCTAAGAAGTAGTGTTTTCAAGAAATCTCATTGGGCCCACATTCAATTCagtgtttttgataatctatggCACTTATCTAAGTTGATCGCTTATTAAGTTGCCATTATTTCCTTTCTGCTCACTGCAAGATCACATTGATAGGGCTTTTTTCTGCTTAGAGTTGAGATAGTTGAATGTATTTTATggaaaatcatttattttatttgactGGGAATTGTTTTTATCCAttgaaaattgataaaaaatgtagAGTGATTTGTTGTTTTTGGGCAATCAAAGCTGAAATTGATGCTTACTTGCTTCCATATTTTCCTATGTTACTTCTTAGACACCTTTCTATGTTCATaatctctctctattttcaACCAGGTGCGAAGCCTTCTCCACGTATCCTAGGACGTATGACCTTATTCATGCAAATGGTGTTTTCAGCTTGTACAAGGATAGGTAAGACTTTTTTGACTCTAATTACTTTATTCTGATGGAATGAAAGCCTTCATTATTTGCAATATTGATATAAATCATACTAGGAGTAGGCACCATGTGTTTGGTGAAAttaaaactttgttttattggaaattattaaaaagaaaaaagaaaaagaaaaaaaagaagatgaaatgGTTTACCCATGGATACTAAATTAAAGTTCAATCACATTACTATTAGTACAACCATAAAAATTGGCTTAGGCATGTAGAGTCAGCCTTGTAACAAGAATCACTTTAGGGATGACAATGGCCTTGCCATCAGTTCATGTTGATCTTCCTAGATGTGGGATTCACTTTCCTGTATATGGGCTGCTTTTCAAATCTAAACTGATGCAGGTGTGATGCGGAAGATATTCTTCTAGAGATGGATCGTATTCTACGGCCTGAAGGAGCTGTTATATTCCGTGACAAAGCTGATGTTCTAATCAAGGTGAAACGAATTGTGCAAGGAATGAGGTGGAATACAAAAATGGTGGATCATGAGGATGGTCCTCTTGTTCCAGAGAAGATATTGTTTGCTGTCAAACAATATTGGGTTGCAGGTCAAAACGTATCTTCACACTGAAAGAAAAGATTTAGAGGGAAGTTTCAATGCGATTATAGAAGGAAATGGCAccatttatgataaaaattcaaGGAATTTATTCATACCAACCCACGGGCGTTCATGGAAGTAGCAAAGCTGAGGAGTGAGACTATTGTGGGAGCTATTGCTGGTTCAATTGAGTTTTTCTGTGATAGATATAGGATATTGATAggagttattaattttttaatgtccatgttaattttcccttttagattttagttaTTGAATTACTGTCATCTCCCTTTGAATATCTCACAGCTGATATTAAGCTTCAGGCTCAGACACCAGAATGGAGCCTAATTTTGGCTTTAGCATGTCCTGCCAGTTTATAAACAGATTTTGAGGTTTTACCTAATGTAttattgtgtttaatttattCATTCAGTTTAAATATTTATTGCATTGATCAATTCGGCATATATGCACtagtgaggaagagagagttgATTTAAGTGACTttggatagaatagaatggtGAAAAAATTACCTGTGACCAACCatgattaatattttaagaatctgTAGTTGTCCACAAAGCTTTTGAACCGAGGCTTGGTTGTTGTACTAATTCGGTTTAGATATATGATCCTTGAATTAATTGTCCATTTTATATCATCCCTGAATTAGTTGTCATAAAGATGGAGCTAAAGTAACTATAAGAACCCCCCACCCAGTAAAGGCTAAAGGGTATGGGGATCTGACCCTAAATTCAAATCCAACAGAGGGGAGCAGATATAAGTAAGGCCATATGTGGACCAGGTTCCTAGCAATTTGTTTAATGGAAATTTAATGGGATTTGAGGTGACTAGTAGCTTCCTGAAtatgtgagaaagagagagaaattgggTTATAATCTGCTTTCTTTATTACCCATTCCTCAATATTTTAATGCAGTGCTCACCGAGTTGCAAGGAAACTGATAGTGACAAATAATCTATAcgataataatgaaaaaattcATCAGAAATAATCAAGCTAACTCTTCCTAAAGGCTAGGAAGTCtttatttgataaaatctaTGGCGAATTAAGGAATTCAACCAAATCTACATCACTTAACCATCTTATCCAACCCAGTTTCCACCAAGCTGAGAAGACTCATGCTCTCCAACTGCAAACCATGACTCCTTGTTTCAAGCAA of the Quercus robur chromosome 10, dhQueRobu3.1, whole genome shotgun sequence genome contains:
- the LOC126703548 gene encoding probable methyltransferase PMT2; amino-acid sequence: MATKGNSGDHRSRGSMSIFIVIGLCGFFYILGAWQRSGFGKGDSIALEITKQSDCSILSNLNYETHHGGDAGTVDESEGEAKEFKPCDDRYIDYTPCQDQMRAMTFPRENMNYRERHCPPEEEKLHCLIPAPKGYVTPFPWPKSRDYVPYANAPYKSLTVEKAVQNWIQYEGNVFRFPGGGTQFPQGADAYINQLASVIPFDNGMVRTALDTGCGVASWGAYLFKKNVLAMSFAPRDSHEAQVQFALERGVPAVIGVLGTIKLPYPDRSFDMAHCSRCLINWGSNDGMYMMEVDRVLRPGGYWVLSGPPINWKVNYQAWQRPKEELQEEQRKIEEIAKSLCWEKKHEKGEIAIWRKRINYDNCRDQDSQPTMCESGSGGNVWYKKMEGCVTPYPETTSADENAGGEWKPFPERLNAVPFRISSGSIPGISVEAYQEDNQSWKKHVNAYKRINKILDSGRYRNIMDMNAGLGSFAAALESPKLWVMNVMPTIAEKDTLGVIFERGLIGIYHDWCEAFSTYPRTYDLIHANGVFSLYKDRCDAEDILLEMDRILRPEGAVIFRDKADVLIKVKRIVQGMRWNTKMVDHEDGPLVPEKILFAVKQYWVAGQNVSSH